ttttctctccctccctcctctctctctctctctctctctctccttcctccatcccttgGTACAGGGTCTCGTCAAACTCTCCTTTATGCACAGTCATCATTAAGGTTACACTGTGCCCAGCACttttcagccacacacacacacacgctcttccACATCCTGTGCTAGGTGTCCAGCCAGCAAGCTGTCAATCATTCATCTCCATGGTAACCTCTAACCTCATTGATCTCCCCTACAATAGTTATGGAGTTAAAACAGTGAAGTGTTGAATTGTTTGGAAAAATACCAcgtggtgtatatatagtcccCAAAATACTGCTTGGTGTGTATATAGTCCCCAAAATACTgcatggtgtatatatagtcccCAAAATACTGCATGGTGTGTATATAGTCCCCAAAATACTGCATGCCGTATATATAGTCCCCAAAATACTGCTTGGTGTGTATATAGTCCCCAAAATACTGCATGGTGTGTATATAGTCCCCAAAATACTGCTTGGTGTGTATATAGTCCCCAAAATACTgcatggtgtatatatagtcccCAAAATACTGCATGGTATATATATAGTCCCCAAAATACTGCATGGTATATATATAGTCCCCAAAATACTGCATGGTATATATATAGTCCCCAAAATACTGCTTGGTGTGTATATAGTCCCCAAAATACTGCTTGGTGTGTATATAGTCCCCAAAATACTGCATGGTATATATATAGTCCCCAAAATACTGCTTGGTGTGTATATAGTCCCCAAAATACTGCATGGTGTGTATATAGAGTCCCCAAAATACTgcatggtgtatatatagtccccaaaatactgcatggtgtgtatatagtccccaaaatactgcatggtatatatatatagtccccAAAATACTGCATGGTATATATATAGTCCCCAAAATACTGCATGGTGTGTATATAGTCCCCAAAATACTGCATGGTATATATATAGTCCCCAAAATACTGCATGGTATATATATAGTCCCCAAAATACTGCATGGTGTGTATATAGTCCCCAAAATACTGcatggtgtatatatatagtccccAAAATACTGCATGGTATATATATAGTCCCCAAAATACTGCATGGTATATATATAGTCCCCAAAATACTGCATGGTATATATATAGTCCCCAAAATACTGCATggtatatatatggtatatatatag
The window above is part of the Oncorhynchus gorbuscha isolate QuinsamMale2020 ecotype Even-year linkage group LG21, OgorEven_v1.0, whole genome shotgun sequence genome. Proteins encoded here:
- the LOC124008441 gene encoding uncharacterized protein LOC124008441; amino-acid sequence: MQYFGDYIYTMQYFGDYIYTKQYFGDYIYTMQYFGDYIHTMQYFGDYIYTMQYFGDYIYTMQYFGDYIYTMQYFGDYIYTMQYFGDYIYTMQYFGDYIYTPCSILGTIYTPCSILGTIYIPCSILGTIYIPCSILGTIYTPCSILGTIYIPCSILGTIYIYHAVFWGLYTHHAVFWGLYIHHAVFWGLYIHTMQYFGDYIHTKQYFGDYIYTMQYFGDYIHTKQYFGDYIHTKQYFGDYIYTMQYFGDYIYTMQYFGDYIYTMQYFGDYIYTMQYFGDYIHTKQYFGDYIHTMQYFGDYIHTKQYFGDYIYGMQYFGDYIHTMQYFGDYIYTMQYFGDYIHTKQYFGDYIYTTWYFSKQFNTSLF